In Methanosarcina siciliae T4/M, one genomic interval encodes:
- a CDS encoding winged helix-turn-helix domain-containing protein produces MSEKLHQNKFKANDNEILKAILSDTRLKILKNLNKRRMTVAELVNNVGVQKNAIYKHLDKLTSAGLVDRVESSERKWVYYELTSKGKKIISTGKYQVLILLSSGIGSLTIGSIGIVLYFLNEVQSPKTKGLEISGLDIGIIFIAVSMILLLAAKFVSRRRWKKINQCLKITESQTINTEN; encoded by the coding sequence GTGTCTGAGAAACTTCATCAAAATAAGTTTAAAGCAAATGATAATGAGATTCTCAAAGCAATATTATCAGACACACGGTTAAAAATTCTTAAAAATCTAAATAAAAGGCGCATGACAGTTGCTGAATTGGTAAATAATGTGGGGGTTCAGAAAAATGCAATATATAAACATCTGGATAAACTCACCAGCGCAGGACTCGTTGATAGAGTAGAAAGCAGTGAGCGTAAGTGGGTATATTACGAACTTACCTCTAAAGGCAAAAAGATAATATCTACCGGCAAATACCAGGTTCTTATATTGTTATCTTCAGGGATTGGTTCTCTAACAATTGGAAGCATTGGAATTGTTTTATACTTCTTAAATGAAGTGCAGTCTCCAAAGACAAAGGGATTGGAGATATCAGGGTTGGATATTGGTATAATATTCATAGCTGTCTCAATGATTCTGTTGCTGGCAGCAAAATTTGTATCAAGACGTCGATGGAAAAAAATCAATCAATGCTTAAAAATTACAGAGAGTCAAACCATAAATACTGAAAACTGA
- a CDS encoding DUF6345 domain-containing protein: MTASVTLSVILILLASSVSLAGTGDDSDASSPEVGVEWVNDYTWPYSDLSYCDDSANGLYNRLGNEGWTKSFNKGNSNAKAAHFEQANQDSQYIDAVDIALYSGHGSTDKLDVSTVTEKVYHDEAEWGDYDLEWIGLDCCLAGSGDFSSSLNGAHLILGFSTNCYDSDLGLHWANYLVDDGSNDVAYTVKNSWFYGADVDQPSGVTAKVFGETSSCGNDYIWGQGSVITDPPVDSSYTYWTYNMG; encoded by the coding sequence ATGACAGCATCGGTTACCTTATCCGTAATATTGATCCTGCTTGCGTCTTCCGTATCGCTTGCAGGTACCGGAGACGATAGTGATGCGTCTTCTCCAGAGGTAGGTGTAGAATGGGTAAACGATTATACATGGCCATATTCAGATCTGTCATATTGTGATGATTCGGCAAATGGCCTGTACAATAGATTAGGGAATGAGGGTTGGACAAAGAGTTTCAATAAAGGAAATAGCAATGCAAAAGCAGCTCATTTCGAGCAAGCCAACCAAGATTCACAGTACATTGATGCAGTAGATATTGCTCTTTATTCAGGTCATGGTTCTACAGATAAACTGGATGTATCAACTGTAACTGAAAAGGTATACCATGATGAAGCTGAATGGGGGGATTATGACCTTGAGTGGATAGGCTTAGATTGTTGTCTGGCCGGGTCAGGAGATTTTTCGTCTTCATTGAATGGGGCGCATCTTATTCTAGGATTTTCAACAAACTGCTATGATTCCGATCTGGGACTTCATTGGGCAAATTATCTTGTGGATGACGGTTCAAACGATGTTGCATATACAGTCAAGAATTCATGGTTCTATGGGGCGGATGTAGATCAACCGAGTGGCGTAACAGCAAAAGTTTTCGGTGAAACCTCAAGTTGTGGAAATGATTATATCTGGGGGCAGGGGAGCGTAATTACTGACCCTCCCGTGGACAGCTCATACACATATTGGACATATAATATGGGATAA
- a CDS encoding pentapeptide repeat-containing protein has translation MEYQNEEFEAETFKDTDLTDVSFKDSRFIDCDFENCNLSNVDLDNTKFQNIRFKSCKILGLDFSKCNDFILAFGFEDSFLSLSVFSDMNLENTDFTNCQIYDCDFVNTNLTNANFENSDLKNSLFKKANLSFTSFKNAKNYDINPNENFLKKTVFSIPEVISLLDIYDIVLE, from the coding sequence GTGGAATACCAGAACGAAGAGTTTGAAGCAGAAACCTTTAAAGATACTGATCTTACAGACGTATCTTTCAAGGATTCAAGGTTTATTGATTGTGATTTTGAAAACTGCAACTTATCAAACGTCGATCTGGATAACACAAAATTTCAGAATATAAGATTCAAAAGCTGCAAAATTCTGGGATTGGATTTTTCAAAATGTAATGACTTTATACTCGCTTTTGGATTTGAAGATTCTTTTCTTTCCCTGTCAGTCTTTTCCGATATGAATTTAGAAAATACGGATTTTACCAATTGCCAGATATATGACTGTGATTTTGTAAATACTAATCTTACAAATGCGAATTTTGAGAATTCCGATCTTAAAAACAGTCTCTTTAAAAAAGCGAACCTTAGCTTTACATCGTTCAAGAATGCAAAAAATTATGATATAAATCCCAATGAAAATTTTCTAAAAAAGACAGTATTTTCTATTCCTGAAGTTATTTCCCTTTTAGACATTTATGACATTGTACTGGAATAA
- a CDS encoding cytochrome P450, giving the protein MCTITILTLPLHRKPSIWGKDYGLGILIPPIFIWALT; this is encoded by the coding sequence GTGTGTACTATCACAATCCTGACCCTGCCCCTTCACAGGAAACCATCTATATGGGGGAAGGACTATGGACTTGGAATCCTGATTCCCCCCATATTCATCTGGGCTCTCACCTGA
- a CDS encoding YncE family protein, producing the protein MEEITCNKKYQEHTLIKVLGITSLTILIFAGVAGAAPFAYVTNLRDYDQGGYYYDMNYNGTVPTPYVAVIDTATNNITARVSLGGGWPVGVAVNPRGTKAYVASATINNVFIVYVIDTAANTVNAKVNIESSYPSGITFNPAGTRVYVTKQRDNTDISVINTATNTLMAPVIVEPSTYGIAFTPDGEKIYATNTFNNTIYAIDAATNKVTANISVGDSPYKGVVTPDGKKVYVPNYDSNTVSVINTDMDNVIATVPVGNSPNLVAVTSDGNKVYVANNNTVSVIDTATDTVTATVNAGVYPTNVVIVPLTDSDMTVQSTGTNSNVTEDVGTEKTNLSSEGQNAVDFNNSKNNNSESDYGSSSGKNESSKNNSTPGFGLLGSLGCLYGMWRFRIK; encoded by the coding sequence ATGGAAGAAATTACATGTAATAAAAAATATCAAGAGCACACTCTCATAAAAGTTTTGGGAATAACTTCACTTACGATTTTAATATTCGCTGGTGTAGCAGGTGCGGCTCCATTTGCATATGTGACAAATCTGAGAGATTATGATCAGGGAGGTTATTATTACGATATGAATTATAATGGTACTGTTCCTACCCCTTATGTCGCTGTAATTGACACAGCAACTAACAATATTACAGCCAGAGTGTCTCTCGGTGGAGGATGGCCTGTAGGAGTTGCAGTCAACCCTAGAGGAACAAAGGCATATGTAGCGTCCGCAACTATAAACAACGTCTTCATTGTTTATGTAATTGACACAGCCGCAAATACTGTCAATGCCAAAGTGAATATAGAAAGTAGTTATCCGTCTGGAATTACATTTAACCCCGCAGGAACAAGAGTTTATGTGACGAAGCAGCGTGACAACACCGATATCTCTGTAATTAATACAGCGACAAACACTTTAATGGCACCGGTTATTGTGGAACCGAGTACTTATGGTATTGCATTTACACCGGATGGGGAAAAAATCTACGCTACAAACACTTTCAACAACACTATTTATGCAATCGATGCAGCTACAAACAAAGTTACAGCCAATATATCTGTAGGAGACAGTCCTTATAAGGGTGTAGTCACACCGGACGGAAAAAAGGTATACGTACCTAACTATGACAGCAACACTGTCTCTGTAATTAACACAGACATGGATAATGTAATAGCCACTGTGCCTGTAGGAAACTCGCCCAATCTTGTTGCAGTCACTTCTGATGGAAATAAAGTATATGTAGCTAACAATAACACTGTTTCCGTAATTGACACAGCCACAGACACTGTTACGGCTACGGTGAATGCAGGAGTCTACCCTACTAATGTTGTAATTGTACCTCTTACAGATTCTGATATGACTGTCCAAAGCACAGGGACAAACTCCAACGTAACTGAAGATGTCGGAACTGAAAAAACTAATTTGTCATCTGAAGGACAAAATGCTGTCGACTTCAACAATTCAAAAAATAATAATTCCGAATCTGATTACGGTAGTAGCTCAGGTAAAAATGAATCGAGCAAAAATAACTCTACTCCGGGTTTTGGATTATTGGGAAGCCTGGGCTGTCTATATGGAATGTGGAGGTTCAGAATAAAGTAA
- a CDS encoding SulP family inorganic anion transporter, translating into MTILVGLFQLLLGLLKLGKVTRFISNAVMTGFFSGIAITIILSQLGGLTGFESEASSHLTRPIDLLFHLGQIHWPSLLTGLATMAIIFLLACTRLKNYALIIALLGVSAVVSLVGLESVQLVGDRYNIAATTVDGDVQNAKRKWLAWQPVRIDFWVTFSQFLGTIMFNFNTFDAFLNLGWIGQDLLIWVPDMVGSIFFQISGTLAVFEICHRWWCWRSRNIDWWITIINFVGCVAFLISAFLAYIRPDPIFDNLALWSTAFTLIGAVCFFVGAYLMWPEMAREESA; encoded by the coding sequence TTGACCATTCTGGTCGGTCTCTTCCAGTTGTTATTGGGCCTGCTGAAATTGGGTAAGGTGACCCGCTTCATCTCCAATGCCGTGATGACCGGCTTTTTCAGCGGCATTGCCATTACTATCATTCTAAGCCAGTTGGGTGGGCTAACCGGCTTCGAAAGCGAGGCCAGTAGTCACTTGACCAGGCCCATCGACCTGCTGTTCCATCTGGGTCAAATCCATTGGCCTTCATTGTTGACCGGCCTGGCCACAATGGCCATCATTTTTCTGTTGGCCTGCACCCGCTTAAAAAATTATGCCCTGATCATCGCTTTGCTGGGTGTGTCAGCCGTCGTCTCACTGGTAGGCCTCGAGTCGGTTCAGTTGGTGGGAGACCGCTACAACATCGCCGCGACCACCGTTGACGGTGATGTCCAAAATGCTAAACGCAAATGGTTGGCCTGGCAGCCTGTTCGAATTGATTTTTGGGTTACATTTAGTCAATTTCTGGGAACAATTATGTTCAACTTCAACACGTTTGATGCTTTTCTCAATCTGGGTTGGATAGGGCAAGACCTGTTGATATGGGTACCGGACATGGTTGGCTCTATTTTCTTCCAGATCTCCGGTACGCTTGCGGTATTTGAAATTTGTCATCGCTGGTGGTGCTGGCGCAGTCGCAACATTGACTGGTGGATTACGATTATTAACTTTGTAGGATGTGTTGCATTCTTAATTTCGGCATTTCTGGCTTATATCAGACCTGACCCCATTTTTGACAACCTCGCGCTGTGGTCCACTGCCTTCACCCTGATCGGGGCGGTTTGCTTTTTTGTCGGCGCTTATTTGATGTGGCCGGAGATGGCCCGGGAAGAGTCGGCATAA
- a CDS encoding SulP family inorganic anion transporter — protein sequence MALISKFLVFDRKNISSDAGAGLTAAMVAIPDAIASAILAGVNPTFAFNSMMVGMPVAGLFTGSQYMNCALTSAMMLVMAGAVASAREVDPISLIVTFDHSGRSLPVVIGPAEIG from the coding sequence ATGGCGCTAATTTCAAAATTTTTGGTTTTTGACCGCAAGAATATCTCAAGTGACGCCGGGGCTGGATTAACCGCAGCGATGGTGGCTATCCCTGACGCCATCGCCTCGGCAATTTTGGCCGGCGTTAACCCAACCTTCGCCTTTAACTCGATGATGGTGGGGATGCCCGTAGCCGGGCTGTTTACCGGTTCGCAATATATGAACTGCGCCCTGACCAGCGCCATGATGCTGGTGATGGCCGGCGCGGTGGCCAGCGCCAGGGAGGTGGACCCGATCTCGCTGATTGTCACTTTTGACCATTCTGGTCGGTCTCTTCCAGTTGTTATTGGGCCTGCTGAAATTGGGTAA
- a CDS encoding MFS transporter — protein sequence MSNQQTELKSTVVPAESAGAPEKAGIILATLIIVAAVANLPLAMANVALPSIGDYFNASQTQLNLVAVSYSLGLACSVLWLGALGDRYGRKLMLILGVSLAMPAALVSGFAPTIEILIAGRLVGGFAAGMAYPTTLSLITALWGAGPARTHSIALWAAIGGAINAVGPLTSGLLLTVFPWSSIFFVLLPLAVVALLMAIRFVPGHVNETSESVDNLGGILSLILVGSFILAINFVPVPDATTLVIILAIIALIAAVLFVMRQRRAENPLYDLKVAARPTFWVAGVGGIIVFGSLMGALFIGQQFLQNVLDYSTVNSGLAILPAAFFMILIAPRSAKLIQARGSRFTLLGGYLFILLGFLTMFLLWNEGIPYWMVGLGYSFLGVGVGLAGTPASNALTGSVPVTRVGMASGTADLQRDLGGALFQSIFGALLAAGYAASTAAQLADVPNAAQLPDSVTSGFLMSYAGAQSVAAQYPQYADQITAAARIAFLAGDKSAYIAGIIAVLVGAALVVLFFPKRAKERELLQEYHTADMQQ from the coding sequence ATGAGTAATCAACAAACTGAACTCAAATCAACCGTTGTCCCGGCTGAGTCGGCGGGCGCGCCTGAGAAGGCCGGGATCATCCTAGCCACTCTCATCATTGTGGCCGCCGTGGCCAATCTCCCGCTGGCTATGGCCAACGTGGCGCTGCCGTCCATCGGTGACTATTTCAATGCCTCCCAGACGCAACTCAACCTGGTGGCGGTCAGTTATTCGCTGGGCCTGGCCTGCTCGGTCCTGTGGCTTGGCGCCCTGGGGGATCGCTACGGGCGCAAGCTGATGCTGATCCTCGGCGTTTCCCTGGCGATGCCGGCCGCCCTGGTCAGCGGATTTGCGCCGACGATCGAGATATTGATTGCCGGGCGTCTTGTGGGCGGCTTCGCCGCGGGTATGGCCTACCCGACGACGTTGTCTTTGATCACCGCCCTGTGGGGAGCAGGGCCGGCGCGCACACATTCGATTGCGTTGTGGGCGGCCATTGGCGGCGCCATCAATGCCGTCGGCCCGCTAACCTCGGGTTTGCTGCTAACGGTTTTCCCCTGGAGCTCCATCTTTTTCGTGCTTCTGCCGCTGGCGGTCGTGGCGCTCCTGATGGCGATCAGGTTTGTGCCGGGGCACGTCAACGAGACGAGCGAATCCGTTGACAACCTGGGCGGCATCCTGTCACTAATCCTCGTTGGATCATTTATCCTGGCGATCAATTTTGTACCTGTGCCCGATGCCACGACCCTGGTCATTATCCTGGCTATCATTGCGCTGATTGCAGCCGTCCTATTTGTCATGCGGCAGCGGCGAGCTGAGAACCCGCTTTATGACCTCAAGGTGGCCGCCCGACCGACCTTCTGGGTGGCGGGGGTGGGCGGCATCATCGTCTTTGGCTCGTTGATGGGGGCGCTGTTTATCGGCCAGCAGTTCCTGCAGAATGTCCTGGACTACTCGACGGTGAACTCCGGCCTGGCCATCCTGCCGGCGGCGTTCTTTATGATCCTGATCGCCCCGCGTTCGGCCAAGCTCATCCAAGCGCGCGGTTCCCGGTTCACCCTGCTGGGTGGTTACTTGTTTATCCTGCTCGGTTTCCTGACCATGTTCTTGTTGTGGAATGAAGGTATCCCCTACTGGATGGTGGGGCTGGGGTACTCCTTTCTCGGGGTCGGAGTCGGGCTGGCCGGCACACCCGCTTCAAATGCGTTGACCGGCTCGGTGCCGGTCACCCGGGTAGGGATGGCCTCCGGTACGGCTGACCTACAGCGCGACCTAGGCGGTGCCTTGTTCCAGTCGATCTTCGGCGCTTTGCTCGCGGCGGGTTATGCGGCGTCGACGGCGGCCCAACTGGCCGACGTGCCGAATGCGGCGCAACTTCCCGACAGCGTGACGAGTGGCTTTTTGATGTCCTACGCCGGCGCCCAGAGTGTGGCCGCGCAGTACCCGCAGTATGCCGATCAGATCACGGCTGCGGCCAGGATCGCCTTTCTGGCCGGCGATAAAAGTGCCTACATTGCCGGGATCATTGCCGTTCTGGTCGGCGCGGCGCTGGTCGTCCTCTTCTTTCCGAAGCGAGCAAAAGAACGGGAGCTGCTGCAAGAGTACCATACGGCAGATATGCAGCAATAG